TGGCAAACTTGAGAGCAGGAACCAAGACCGAGCCAACTGAGAGCTAGCAAAAAAATATGCTTGATTTCTCACCAACTACAGCTATTACATTGCCAAAACCAGCTACATCTTCCTTCAAACGCTCCTCAAACTGTGCCAGGGGCCTGTTAACAATATAAATGCACTTAGATCCATTAGAGCTTATACAAGCCAAGGCTTCAAAGTTCTCTCCTTCCAGAGATTTAAAACTCTTTTACCTCCATCAGTACACAACACACTCAAGCATGCTGATAAAGCCAGCACTGTTTTCTCACACTGAGTTTTATTCTTGAGGCTAGGTGAAGCAGCAATTTCAAGATCTGCTTACACATACAACTCATTAACTTGAAGCTGCAGCTTCTCTGAAGTCAGTATCAGTAGTAGATTCACACCAATGAAGTTTGCAACTTGACAGACATCTTCTATAGTGTGGACTTACCACtgcatattatattgcttgtaACAAAcatttcttgtaatttttaaactTACGCTGCTATACTTTCATACTTACATTGCATTTTTCCACAATTCTATCTATTCTTTGTGTTCTCTGTAATTTCTTAGAAATCAACTGATTATGAAGCATAACAATTTCAGATTAGACAGTGTTTCTCATGCAacattttattgtaaaaataatttgagatttaCAGTTCTGATCTCTTTAAGCTTAAGCACATTCTACAGTGTGTTCCATTCTGGATGAAGCTGTACTTCAAGAATTAAGACAAGAATATCTGGTCTAACTGTAGATTCAGAAATTCATTTTCACTGGAACCATTAAGTGAAaccaaaaaatgcagcaaaagctGGAGTAAAGCTATTGCTTGATACTTTTATTCATATGCATGCAGAAGAGTGTAGGCAGTTTCAAAACAGCACTCCAGACAACTAAGCCTATGCTAACCAGAAAATACTATAATGCTAGTTGAACCACTCTGCAAGATAGACATTTAGTCATTTAATGGCCAGAGACTTTTATGAATGATCTTCTAGGTCCTTCTGCTTCATTGGTTCAATTCTCCACTCAGGCAGCTCATTTTGCTCCTGCCTGCAGAGACTTCCTTTCAttagctgctttttgtttttgctgCATAATTTCAGAgtctctgtgaagaaaaaaagttgcatttcagATACTGGCTGCTGTTTTTCTAAGTAGAGTCTCCTCCAGCTTGGTTTTGCCCTTTAGCAACCCCCATTTCAAGGGAAAAAGATTAGTATAAAACTTCTCAGCCATGAGCACACTGTTTCTATTATCCTGTTGCTTTCAGTACAGTACCCCATGAGGTAGACAAGTTACTTGATTAGTAGACCTTATATAATTCTTTTGATTTTAGAAGGAAACAATGGGTCAAACATCTTCAAGAAAGTATTACACAATATTTTCATGTTCATAATAGGCAAAAAGCTGcctaaaggaaataaaagctttaCAGGTCTTaccaaaaataaatctgtttaacAAGAGATACTGTAAAACCTACACCCACGGTTTATGCTCTGGTATATGAATTGACTGTGAATCAAAGCAAAGTACTTAAATGCTGTTTCAGCTAAGACACTGGATTCCTTCTGACCCATTTTATCTTATCatatagaatcatggaatagtttgggttggaagggaccttaaagatcagctagttccaaccctccctccctgggcagggacaccttccactagaccaggttgctcaaagccccatccaacctggccttgaacactgccagggagggggcagccacagcttcccagtaaagaatttcttccttatatctaatctaaatctcccctctttcagtttaaaaccgttacccctcatcttatccctataatccctgataaagagtccctccccatctttcctgtacccccgctttaagtactggaaggctgctataaggtctccctgaagcctcctcttctccaggctgaacaaactcaatgctctcagcctgtcctcacaggggaggtgctccaggcccctgatcatctttgtggcctcctctggacccgctccaaaggtccatgtccttcttatgttaggggccccagagctggacacagttctccaggtggggtctgacaagagcagagtagagggggagaattgcCTCcctttgacctgctggtcatgcttctcttgatgcagcccaggacacggttgtcTTTTCCCTCCTATTTTGCCCAACCATTTCACTCAACTTTACTAGATCTTACCTCTGTTTTCTCTGAGAAGCAGACAAgctatcttctttccttttccctttgtgGATCTCCTGAGTCTTCTTCAGGTTCTTTTGGCGGGCAAGTTCACGCTGGTTCCCACCTGCAAGATAATACATGGTTTATAAAGGTACCACATTTTACACATGGTAGAAGTCCGTTATAAAGGTGGTAAGGCTTGGCTCAATCTGTAGAGCTGGTATGGCAGTATCTTCTGTAGTTGGCAGTATCTTCCATCAGTCTCTCCCTCCAGTGCATAATGGGAGGCATGAAAGCCTGTTAGTTCTCACATTTACATTTCTACAGGTCACATGCAAATGATCACCAAAAGCCATTCCAACATTCCTTCCAGAAACATAATTCAGATTCACATAAAAGACTGAAGGCCCCTCAATAGCCCAGGCAAAATGACAACAGTAACTCATCCCAAGAAGAGCCATCCTCTCTTTCTCAAGCAGATTCCAGCATCCAATACAGCTTACAAATTAATTTTAGACTGAAAGAATAGCATTAAAATGAGGGCAGCCTGATAGAGTTTATAGCTTCCTCAAACTCTTCCCAAGGCCCTCTAAGAAATCAAAAAGCAAATGGCTGTATTTGGGTCCAGAAACATCTATCTGCTTTCAGTCTGTAgtgtgtgctgggtttgagtgagtggcaggggttttggtagtgggggagggggctacagcagtagccccctgtgagaagcttctcaaaagcttccccagctccaagtcagacctgcctctggccaaggccgagccaattagcgatggtggctgcgcctctgtgataacatttaagtcataatatttaagaaaggaaacctaagagggggttgggacttgtgaggtgttatgagaaggacacctatgcaaacaccaaggtcagtggaaggaaggaaggagaagcaggagaggTGCATCAGAGCAGAGAGCCCCTCTGTATCCTGTGgggagacagcagggctgccctcctgccacccatggaggttcaCAGTGAAGCAAAGgccaccctgcagcctgtggagaaccccacactggagtagGCAGCTGCACCCAagggaggctgggactctgtgggaaggccccgctgttgtagttcagcactgggaggcctgaaacacgtgggggtgacccatgccagagcaacATGGGAacggctgcagcctgtggggaggactcatgtcggagaaagttcatggagggctgtctcctgtgagagggaccccacactggagcagggaaagagtgtgcAGTAGTCTCCATCCCTCCCGAGGAGGAAGACGTGTcgaactgactgcaccccccatccctcacgctgctgcagggtggggagaaggtagagagaTCAGGAGCAgagatgagcctgggaagaaggagtgggggatgtttttaagatgtggtaatgcttctcactgtcccactctgttaagtgttgtttgtGTTAGTGTTTGAActaaagtgatgttctttttcttcccccaatgAGTCAGTCTTTTGCATGTGACTAACTGGTGAGCTACCCCTCCCTATCTCAATTCCtgagtatttttcttcattttctccttcccagtcctgagggagAAGAGATGAGTGAATGgctgtggtgctcagttgccctctgggctaAACCACAAGTGTTGCCATACAAAATCACTGATGGATTCCATCACATCTCATGGTCAAGCACCATGAACTTTTAAAGTCTTGCTCATACTAAGTAATAGCAGTTATGGGCCTCACATGTATTTGCAGAAAGAATACACTTCTGCAGATGCCACTTAGAAGATAACCAGTATAGTTAACATATATGGGAACCTTGGTGTGGGGAATACAACGGAAGATtggcaaggaggattgtaaacatgctcaagtgacttgcagctggggtgccaAAAACCACATATATCACACTAATTGTTGCTTAGCCCTGTGTGTTTGATGGGTAGAATGTCTGtgtttagataacacaggcctgtgagaaactcagaggcaccttattgaacatccttgagatccctgccctgctgtgggaaagatcaaagcagtGGAAAAGTACGCCTGCGAAAATCCCGGATATACACAGGTGAAAGCCAAAGGTTCAAgacctttttctctctttgtctttttGTGGCTCCGCAATGCCTGCATCCCCACCTGCATGCCTCTGCCTGTGTGTTGCTGCAGAGATCCCCCGAGTCATGAGGTAACAGGAATGAATTTGCTCTTTGCActtgttttgtggttgttcctgtgtcctgcctgtgctcACACACTTGGCTTTACTTTTTACTGGATAAAGTCCCCAAAACTATTTAACACAGGATTCATAATGTATTATGGGGCACTCATAGCCCAGAAGCTCAGCCTTACTCTGGGAACCATGAAAGCAGACAAGACCACATAGTACACAAGCAGCTGTATGTAGGTTTAATAAATTTTTGCTCAGAGGCAGCTGACATGTATGCAGTAGGAGGCTATGCCAGCTATGGAGCTTCAGCCCAAGATTTTGTTTACCTACCACATACCACAGAGCCCCCTGCAAAAGAAATGGGGCTAACAAAGATCAAGTTAAGACACAACAAAAACTCCAGTTCCTCATTAAGATGCCTTGTTTAGAATAAAACAACTTACTACTTCCCCAAAACAGGTGCATGCATATGTCCCTGCACAGAGTGGACAACCCTGATGCTGTTCACATGCGAGAGTATTTTCATGCTACTGAAGGAATTAGCAAACAAGCATTCAGAAAGGTCCTGTCCATACACTATTATGGGTTTCTGTTCATAGCTTTCTTTCCTGTGCATGCTTTTTAGATTTCATTGTGAACCAACATCTGTATTTTTCAATCTTCCTCATTTTATGAGTTTCTCTGTGTAGGTGTTTCCTTAACTTGGCAGCAAGGGCACAGTTATGGTTGTTCTACCTACTTTGCTTGTGATGGACTGTTAGTCCATTCAATTAATTACACTCAAATACTATCTTGTCCCCAAAGTCCATGTAGAAGAAGGATCACTATGTGTTTGGAAACTTAAGTAAAACAGCTAACTATATGTAGCAGTACTGGTGTTGATTAGAACTTGATGACTCATGAGCAGATGATACATTCCAGGCTATAAATGATTCTTGAGTTTCATGGTGCTCCAGAGGCATTAATGTCATATGAAGACAATGACCTGTCAGCAATGAACAGGTCTTCTGTGGTGCTTaaagaaatgaagtattttttatCATGAAAAGAGAGGCGGGAAGTCGAAACACACTGCTATAGTAAGAATTCATATAGCAGTTACCCTCCACCCTTAACCTTATGCACCTCCTTCCTGTCCAAGCAAACATTGTGCAGGGTATCTGCAAAGTTATTCCACACACATGGTAATGTTAAGAACATATTAGTTGTTTAACCTTAAATAAGTAAGATCTAAATAGAATGAACCGCTTAGACTTGTAATGGTGCATGATTTAGTATGCTGTTCACTTAGCATAAGTAGCTACATTTGTCAAAGCCTTAGGCCAGCAAGCTGTAAACTTTTGCTTAGATTTACTGAACTTGTACTGAACTTGTACCTACTCAAGCAAAATGAGGCCTTCAGAGCCAGCACAAACCAGAAAAGGAGGATACAAGTGTCAACAGCAGCTATAACTAGACAAGATAACAACCTGCCTGGAGACAGTGAAGAAATCTAATATGGAATCCGAAGGTGTTGGAAGATTTCAGGCCAGAATCACCACTGGACCAAAGGGCACATGAAAGATGCATGGAGAATGTGTGAAGGGGGGATGCATAGTCTGTAAGGGTATAATTGTCCAGGGATTTCTTTCTTTGGGGTTCCTCCCCAGAGGCACCCAGCTTGAGCTGATCCTGCTGCTGTACCACTCtattaaattaattgttttttgAGATTCAATGCCTAAGGCTCTGCTTCAGGAAACCCAGGGTCTGAACTGCAGAGCAACTAACACCTGACTGATCTGTTGTTTCTTTAACAGTAAGATTGTAAACTTAAGAACCAAACTGAATGGCATCACTGAAAAACTTGTCTGCCACTTCtgcacagcaaagcagagcaggTAGAAAAGTAGAACAATGCAGTATGCACACAAGGCATACAGAGCCAAACAactctttgaaaagaaacttaCTTGTACCACCCCTACTTCCAAGTAAACATTGCCAAGGCCTGTTTGGCTCCAGTGCTTCACCTGGGTATCCCTAGCTCCAAGGGAGACGGTGCTGTTTTCTACATTCTGTAAGATCAACCTAAATCTTCTATGAAGCATGGTCTAGTCCTGACAGAAGACAATTCAGCTTCCTCTAATGTGAACTTCAAGCATACAGGTCAGTACACCCTTCCTGCTTATACCTGTGTCTGAACATCTCCATCCTTGCCTGCCTCTGCAAGACACAGGCCTTAGTTCAACCTGTCCCTGCTCTTCCAACTCCAAGATCCGGCTATTATTCAAAAGGAAGATAAGCAAAAGACCTCTGAATAGCACTGGAACAAGCAGTAATCATCTCTACTGTAAAGACGTCAAAGAGAATGGCAGTAAGGATTGGCTACTGAGGTCATCATCCCTAGGGTTCTTTCTGAGCAGCAACGGATCTAATCACATGGTAGAtcttaaagcagaagaaaagtgcCTGCCACAGTGTcccaaaaataaaaagcaaaagtaacCAGAGCCATTTGATGCAAGAACAAAGCAGTAATGGAAGACAAGTGACAAAAACCCCCTCCAATTCATCTAGTAATCACCATCTTCACAAATTCATTCAGTTTTCAGGTACCCTGAAATATGGCACTGCAACAAGTACCATGAATTTATTAATTCAGAGACACAGTAAGTAGTTGTTAGTAAGAAatccatttttattctgttctacTGTATGTCCATTTGAAATCACAGCATCTAGCCAAGATCTGATTGACAACAAAGCGCTGAACTCTGGAAACATGTACTAAAGCTAAGACTAGACTGTAGGGTAGCACACCACAGCTTTACCTCTAGTATTTCAGACACTCTATTAAACTAGGTCATCCTAAAATGAAATGTTATCCTTCTGCTATGCTCAGGTGGGGGATGCTGTGCCTCTTTTTAACCTTAACCTATGTTTATTCTATCAGCACacagaacaggggaaaaaatatcaacAAAGGCCATAGACCTGTCTCTTCCTCACATTCAAGATCTGATCTATGCACACACTGTTTACGATCCAGGTCTTCATCTGCACTTCCAGCAGTACAGTGGCTTTGAAGCtatgtatttttaagtgtgaACATAAAAGCAACTCCTCAGTTAAACACAGGAGGTTTCTGTATTGCCAAGTACAATACTCAGAAACCAAAACAGTAACCTCACCAGTTAGATGAGCCGAAGTATTCTAGTTTTAGTTCACAGTTCTCCGCCATTTTAGAGTAGATACACCAACATTACTTTTGAATAAGGTGGTGATTAGCAAGTCCCGTTGCCCTTTCAACGACAGCCTTAACAACCACCATTTAAGCAACGTCGTATAAAGTGTTCGGCAGTGATGTAAAAGCCCTTTATTTACAGACTGGACGGTAGCCAGGACTGAAACTGAGCGTTACTGTTGTTCCAGCATAGCAccacctttcttcctcctccccgccccccaaCACAGCTACGCCAGGGGACGGGGTGAGAATGTTTTTCCTCCAAGCCTAGTGCGGCGGCAGGATGTGGGAAGCCTCAACCCCACCGGTCCAAGCACTCGTCGCGGATTTCGCCACGGAGACGCCAAATCCGTAAGAACCAGGACCCGAGGCAGCACCACaccgcggccgccccgctccgccggaCCGACCGCCGGGCGGCCCTCGGCGTCGCGCCCAGGCCGCACTTCTCCACCGGCCTGGAGCCGACCGGCCCGCCGCCGTGCCGGTGGGGCGGCCAAAGGCCCACCGCCCGCTCACCCGACAGGGCCCCGGAGCAGCCCCCCTAAGGACTGCCGGCACTCACGTGTCATCGTGAGACGCTCAGGCCACGCAgccccgctgccgctgccgccacCGCCGTCAACCCGCCGGCAAACCTCCCCGCTAGCAGCCGCCGTCTAGCTCCCGCTTGTCGCTGACGCCCCTTATAACACCTCGGCTGCCCCCTGACGTCATTGCGGCGCGCGGGACGTGGCACGCCGACCAAAGGGCTGGGCCAATCAGCGGGCTGCGaccgggcgggggcgggcggggagagggaggaggcgCCCTCGCGGCCGTCGCGTTCGTCACTGCGGCCCCGACCTCTTCCGCGTGGGTGCGGTCGGGTGCGGCGCGCGGTGAGTTCTGGGAGCGTCAGGCTGCCGTAAAGTGAGGGGAAGCGTCGTAGCGGGCGGGGTGGGTGCGCTCGGTGTCGGAGCGAGTAGCAGCGGCGCAAGCCCCGCTGAGCTCTGGCCAGGAGCGGGAGGCTTCAGAGGGGGCTGGAATTGTACGACTGGaggaaaatgtgattttgaaACGTCGTTGTATAAGAGTACGTGGTTTTGATcaagtggaaaaataaatcattacagaTCACCGTCTGTTAAAATCACcaaataaagttaaaaaagaacaaaaccaaaacacttagTTGCTGCTTTCTTTGGACACTACTCGCCTTCTCTAGTTTTTCCCACTGAGAGCGAAAGCATGCTTTTCCCTATCCgaggatgtggggtttttttttaatactgcccAAGCCCTCCCACAGAAAAACTCATTCCCAGCCGCAGAATGTTGTAAAcggataaaagagaaaaaaaattagcaaaagacAAACCCCAATGTTTCTCATGTGATCCGCAGCTCAgaattttaagttttgtttcGTAACGAGCATTACTATTGCTATAAACATCCATGGTTGCATAGTTCTAGGATAGAATTACTGTTAAGATTTATGACCAACAGAATGCTGATAGGAAACGATGCTGTGGAAAATTCCTATTTTTGTGTCCTTTAGGTGAATTTAGCTGATTATAATATGAAAACCAACTTCTATAACTTGTTACCTCTTCATGAAGCCCCTAACTCTTTGAGCACCGTACATTAATAGGTAGATACTGTAACTTTAAACAAAAGAGAAGCATAAAACTAGCCAATAGATGATACTGTGATAAAATACTAACCAATAGTTATGTATAGAGGCGTGTGCTTGTGTGTTCAGCATCAAATAAACATGGTGTGTGTTTGTAACTCGATGTGCTGGCCACTTGGAATGCCCAGCACCCTTTTCTGTGCAGGACTGTAATAAATACAAGTATCTCAACTCTGTGTTAATTGTCTCTTTGCAGACGGGGTGAAGAACCCTGTTTTGGGGACAACAGGAGCCTCCCTTGTTTGCTTAAAATTGATCATCGTGGGCAAAACTAACGCCTGGCCAGCTGTTTATGAGGTGcctgaattaaggaaaaaaacccaaataaaaagtCTCCCGAGCGACTGAGGCACCAACCTCCGCCCTCGACGCACACGCTCCACCGCCCCCCGGCTCGCCCCGCCCCTTCCTGCCGCCGCGCGCTGCGGGCCGGTGACATGCCGTGAGGCGGTCGGGCCCGCCGCCGTACCGGAGCGCGCGCCGCTGGCGCCGGGTTCGCGAGTGGGCGCGCACGTGCCTCTAACGAGCGTCAGGAGCGAGCCGACGGCGCCATGTTCCGCCGGGCCCGCCTCAACGTGCGGCCCAACGTGCGGCCCGCGGGCAGGGTCACCGGCGGAGCGACGGACCCGGAGCCTCAGGGCTTGGGCTCCCCGGCGGCTGTCAGAGCAGGGGCCGCGACGGGAGAGGCGGCCGAGCCGCCGGCGGCCGCGCGGCAGGCCGAGAGGTGAGTCCCAGCGAGGCCCTGCGGCAGCCCAGggtgtgggaagggggggtgggcCGTACCGCGGGGCTCCCCCGGTGCGGTCTTGCATGGACCGCTGCCACCGCCCGGCCGTGTATCCCCGGGAGTGGGACgggcctggggaggtgggggagccgcccccgccgcctTTCGGAAGACCCTGTGAATGTAGTGGTGGCTGGCTCTCCAGTAATGCTTGTTGTCACGGCCTGTCGCCTCCCGGCTGTCCCTGATATGGGTGGCGGTTGTCTCGTCTTGAAGACCTCCTAAAATAGGTGCTGCCCTGCCCGCCGGTCGGTGCCGAGTGGCAGTTGTGTATGTGGTGATCGCGCAGCGACTTCTGGGTGTATGGATTTGCAACCTAAGCAAAACCTGCGTTTCTTTACCGCCGTTGCACTGCAGGTGCTTGAAATAATACATAAGTTAAGACTGCAAAGGAGGGGCCTAGTGTGGTCCGATACTCAGTTCTTCTGGCACCGCAGCAGTAGGGAGTTCCAGTTTGCTGTGTACAGCAAAAATGCTTTGCGCTCCGTAGCTGAATGATTTtgcattcttacagcatttcctGTTTTCTATTTACTTCACGCATTAGCGAAGGAgaactttctgtttttttttctgattgtttaattttttaagtgcTGTTCATTGCAACGGAAATGAATAGTAAGGTTGGTCCTAGGACCAGTCCTTCAGGACCTCCCTGTTGTGGATTATCCCCGGCTGACCGCTAAACCTCGAACAGCCACTTtcttgcccccccccaccccgcggtgGGATGGGCAGAGAATCgaaagggcaaaagtgagaaaactcgtgggttgagataaagacacttaacaggtaaagcaaaagccacgcacacaagcaaagcaaaaccgGGAATTCGTTCACCACTTCCCATCcgcaggcaggtgttcagccatccccaggaaagcagggcttcgCGCATGTAGtggttacttggaaagacaagcgccatcactctgaatgtcctcctttcttccttcttcccccagcttttactgctgagcacGACACCAggtggtatggaatatccctgtgtCAGCAATAGCTGAAACATGCGTGTGCTGTCTACCTTGTTTTGGTCACAGATCTGAAACATAGCACCATATGAGctactgcaaagaaaattaactctctccctGCCAAAAGCAGTACAGAGCAGTTCTTCGGGACATTTCCCCAGTCTGATAATTGCTCTTCAGAACAACATTCTCACTTCTTTTAACTAGTTGTCTTTGCCTCTTGCATGAATACTTTTATTGTTTTAGTTGAAATTTGTCCTTTATGGCATATTACAATGTCTTCTTACAGTCTTCTCTGTCCTGTGACTAGAAATTCAGGTACCAGACTAGTTGGTGTGGTGTGTCTTTGGTAAACCCATGCTGCCTTTTATTCAGCTTGTATCTTACATCCTTTATATTTAAACTTGTTTTGCATTGTGCTGTAAGGATGTCtttctttaagattttatttataaaatttgtGTGTTACAGAGATCAGGTTACTGAATCTTTTGTTACccaatacttttttcttaaatgaagataaagttgctattttttaattatgtggtGCTATTGCAGATTCAGCAGATTTATTACAGACTTGTGTTTGTAATTTAATGGGTGCTTCAGTGTAATCTAGTGTAAACTAGACACCAATGCCTCTGAAAGGAAGAATATTCATGTGGCTTGAAAAATAGGCTTTTGCTATATAAGTAACAagcttataaaatattttcctcaataCACATGGAAAATATCCAACTGTACGAATCCACAAAACCACATCCTGCTGTTTTAAAGAAGTGGAGCAGTTACAAGAAATTTAACACTGTGATGGAAACCATTTGCGTTGAATACAGTGTACAAACCTCTTCAGT
The Strix uralensis isolate ZFMK-TIS-50842 chromosome Z, bStrUra1, whole genome shotgun sequence DNA segment above includes these coding regions:
- the SERF1B gene encoding small EDRK-rich factor 1, whose translation is MTRGNQRELARQKNLKKTQEIHKGKRKEDSLSASQRKQRDSEIMQQKQKAANERKSLQAGAK